Proteins encoded together in one Candidatus Nitrosocaldus cavascurensis window:
- a CDS encoding transcription elongation factor Spt5, with amino-acid sequence MPESKFFIIRTTGGQEHTVARLIENRIAIKNIGILSVLVLDNMKGYIIIEAMDGNALIEALSGLKHVRGQLKGEMDFKDIEGMLIKKPAVSELAVDDVVEIIGGPFKGMKARITRVDYDKQEARVVLLDAQYQLPVTIDTNYLKLLQKASQQQKAE; translated from the coding sequence TTGCCAGAGTCTAAATTCTTCATAATAAGGACTACTGGGGGGCAGGAGCATACAGTTGCAAGGCTTATAGAGAATAGAATAGCAATAAAGAACATAGGCATACTATCCGTACTCGTGCTAGATAACATGAAGGGCTACATAATCATAGAGGCTATGGATGGGAATGCTTTGATAGAGGCATTATCTGGGCTCAAGCATGTTAGGGGGCAGTTGAAGGGTGAGATGGACTTTAAGGATATAGAGGGGATGCTCATAAAGAAGCCAGCAGTAAGTGAGCTTGCAGTAGATGATGTTGTTGAGATAATAGGAGGACCATTCAAGGGTATGAAGGCAAGGATAACAAGGGTTGATTACGATAAGCAAGAAGCAAGGGTTGTGCTACTGGATGCTCAATACCAACTACCAGTAACTATAGATACAAACTACCTCAAGTTGCTACAGAAGGCATCACAGCAGCAGAAGGCTGAATGA
- a CDS encoding protein translocase SEC61 complex subunit gamma, with translation MLARIENRLREMYNTLKLTKKPDREEYNIHLRMLLLGLGVVGVLAFIIQLIATYITLTFGG, from the coding sequence ATGCTAGCAAGGATAGAGAACAGGTTGAGGGAGATGTACAATACGCTCAAGCTAACCAAGAAGCCAGATAGGGAGGAGTACAATATACACTTGAGGATGCTCCTCCTAGGGCTAGGGGTTGTAGGGGTACTAGCATTCATAATACAGTTGATAGCAACGTACATAACACTAACATTCGGAGGCTAG